TGGTCCCTCCGTGCCCGACCCGGTGGCAGGGATTCCCACCAGGATCTCCACACTGACCCGCTTGCCTGCTCGCAGTGCTGGCCGAAATTTCCACCGGCCAAAGGCGGCCAACGCTGCTTGATCCGCTTCCGCCTGAACACCTTGCAAGACTTCCAACTCACCTACCGATCCATCATTTCGGATCACTCCGTACAAGATGATCATCTCGTCAGCTTTTTCCTCAGGGATGGGGGGTCGATGAAAGTCAAACTTTTCCTCGGCGAAGGGCGGGATCAAGCCATGCTCCAGTTCCGCGACTATTTCTCGCGACCGCTGTCCTCGATGGGAAGAAGCATCCTTTCGGTGGCAATACTGCAGGATCCAGCTCTTGCCGGGCATGGGCAGGTAAGTGGTGAAGATCTTGTCGCCTTGCAGAACACCGTAGAGGCGCAGTCCGCCGCCGCCGACTGGCCCGGCGGTTATCACTAACGCATTGCGGGGAATACGAGGCACCAATAGAACTGGGTAAATCCGACTCTCAGCCACACTCGATGGGAGGACACCCCGAGCGACGACACCTGCCGTCCCGGCAACACCAGTGATGCTAAGGGTCACCTCTCCGGTGGGCCCGCCATCACCTCCGCCGCCAGCTCCTCCAGTTCCCACGCCCGTGCTGCCGTTACCGCCCGTCCCGGGTCCTCCGGCTCCCCCCTGTGGATCGCCGGCAGCAACTCCCCCGGGTGAGCCAGGCTGACCGCCAGCCGGCGAAATCGAAAAAGCCCCGTAGCGATTTCCCGGGGGAAGTGCGAGGACCTCCGTCAACGGTCCCGATTGAACGCTCACAGCCAGCAATCCCGTGGTGTCACCTGGAGTCCCGTTGTCGCTCCCGACGCCTGAGACCTCCGTTGTGTTCTGTGACTTCGTCGCTTCGGGAGAGGGCGCAGGCGGGGGCGCTGGCACTACAAGATGAGGCAACAGGTTGGGGGAAGGGGGTAGTGTCAGCGCGAATTCGGCAGGCACCGCAGGCTCTTTAGGAGTAGGAGAATGGTAGAGAGTCTCGGTTTTGTTCGTGGAAGAGACGCGAATGCGCCCAGCGTCGAAATTGAATCTTGGGGGTGGCATCAGGACTAACGTGGTGCTGCTGATCAAAATGTTGGGCAAATGAATCTCAAATGGGATTTTCAGGTCCGGTGGAGAAGGCGTTTGCAGAATCGTTTGACGACTGTTGTCGGGGTGCGGAGGATTGGAAATGATAGTCAACTTGGGATGAAAAGCGTTGCTGCCGCGTGCAGGTGGTTTGTCGGGTCGAGTTCCTCGCCCTGGATGCCCGCCAGGCCCCGGTGGACGCAAGAAAGGAAGGTAGGCGGACAGGTTTATCGTCCGTAACTCATAGACGATTCGGGCATTCTGCTTTTTGGGCGCAGCGTCGGCAAGGAAAACAGAAAAGGGCATGCGCAGGAGAAAGAAGACCACTGCGAAATGAAGCAAGGCTGATGACAAGAAAGCTGGGGCGGACCGACGGGCTTGCGAATCGACTAGTTGAATGTACAACTTGTTAGGACGAAGTGGCCGTGCGGGAGACTTCGGTGTGCAAATGATGGCAAGAGCTTCCCCCCAGCGTCGGTAGCATGGCTCCTGCTTGATGAGAAACCGCGGCACGCGCTTCTGCACGATTGTCGAAACCGTCCTCGTCTCAGACGAATCGCCAGGTTTGGCTGGAGCGCCCCGAGTGATGTTGCCCCTAGGCCTGACGCGACCGCCCGAGCCTGCGGAAGATCGTGAATCTCGCGCCCCCTATCTTTAGGCGCGTCTCCACCATCCCCCCGGATCCTGCAGAGCACATGTTATGCCAGGGAGCGAACGTCGTTCATTTGTCCGGTCAGGGAGAGCCTCGGGCTGCTCGACCTTGGGAAGGCAGCCGTGTTTCGTTCCGTCATTGCGGCCGAGTGGGGAACGAACCCCAAAGTGTAAACAGATGGTGACATGACAAGTTCACTTTCCGAGGCACGAAGCGCGTTCACTTTGGCAAATGGTTTCTTGCAAGTGGGAGCTTATCTTCCTCGTGGCACACAATAGGGCACATCGAGCGCCCTCTGGGGCATGGATACCCTCTTTATTCCGCCGTGCAATGGATCCCTGGGGGATTGCGGTGGCTTGAAACAAATCTTGCTGTAGCTCCATCCGGGCTCGCCGTCTCACAGGGAAAACCGCGGAGATAACTGCTTAGGGAAGAAGGAGCTGGCATGATGATAAGAATGGGTATTCCAGTCTTCGATTCGGGAGACGGTGCGCTTGTTCCGCAAGCGAACCATTCTTACGGGGGGGTTGCATGCACTTTGGTCGAGATGCCAAGCT
This Candidatus Acidiferrales bacterium DNA region includes the following protein-coding sequences:
- a CDS encoding TonB family protein, encoding MIILYGVIRNDGSVGELEVLQGVQAEADQAALAAFGRWKFRPALRAGKRVSVEILVGIPATGSGTEGP